The proteins below are encoded in one region of Rubripirellula reticaptiva:
- a CDS encoding DUF1559 family PulG-like putative transporter: protein MNRGFTMVELLAVVAIIGVLVGLLLPAVQSARESARRTSCSSNLIQVAIATSAYHDAFKQLPVQLSGTDGSSKPGDDNNRRLSAFVALLPFMDAANLWDQIQEPLARQTEYEAGFDAWIGMDDYQNFESDLLDENGKKINDGTESPWPAGGPDPSDAYAPWYTEPKELRCPSDPGVGRPSMGRSNYAFCIGDGIDCSESGPMKDVGGVFVIDDNLAKRTKVAMRGLFVPRVVTRFSDATDGLSHTIMLGEMATDLGDSYISTHPVVAMVSKVPDAKILMNDPGWVRMSDYVDLDRPRFWTNAAIVSTVSGIPSARRGHRWADGMPLYTSFNTILPPNRELVLQADSDVSGGVFPASSRHQGGAHVAFGDGAIHFITDSIDAGNDHEPTVYLGNDVGPDRESPYGVWGAMGTAASQELAANQWPASSDQ from the coding sequence ATGAATCGCGGATTTACGATGGTTGAACTGTTGGCGGTGGTTGCCATCATCGGGGTCTTGGTCGGGTTGTTGTTGCCAGCTGTCCAATCGGCTCGCGAAAGCGCTAGACGGACCAGTTGCTCGAGCAATTTGATACAAGTGGCGATTGCGACGAGCGCCTATCACGACGCGTTCAAACAATTGCCGGTCCAACTATCGGGGACCGACGGAAGTTCAAAACCGGGGGACGATAACAACCGGCGACTCAGCGCTTTCGTCGCCCTATTACCGTTCATGGACGCTGCAAATCTGTGGGATCAAATCCAAGAGCCGCTAGCACGTCAAACGGAATATGAAGCCGGCTTTGACGCTTGGATCGGGATGGACGACTACCAAAATTTTGAAAGCGATCTGTTAGACGAGAATGGTAAAAAGATCAATGACGGAACTGAATCACCTTGGCCGGCTGGCGGCCCCGACCCGTCGGATGCCTATGCGCCGTGGTATACCGAGCCCAAGGAACTTCGCTGCCCCAGCGATCCAGGCGTCGGCCGTCCATCGATGGGACGGTCAAACTATGCCTTCTGCATTGGCGATGGAATCGATTGCAGTGAATCCGGCCCAATGAAAGACGTCGGCGGCGTCTTCGTCATCGACGACAATCTCGCGAAACGCACCAAGGTTGCCATGCGAGGCTTATTTGTCCCCCGCGTTGTGACGCGTTTCTCCGATGCAACGGATGGGCTTTCCCATACGATCATGCTTGGCGAGATGGCAACGGACTTAGGCGACTCCTACATTTCGACTCACCCGGTCGTCGCTATGGTCAGCAAAGTTCCCGATGCAAAAATTCTGATGAATGACCCCGGTTGGGTTCGAATGAGTGACTACGTGGATTTGGACCGGCCCCGATTCTGGACCAACGCGGCGATCGTCAGCACTGTGTCGGGAATCCCCAGTGCTCGGCGCGGACACCGCTGGGCCGATGGAATGCCGCTTTATACTTCTTTTAACACGATATTGCCCCCGAATCGCGAGTTGGTGTTGCAAGCGGATTCAGATGTATCAGGCGGTGTGTTTCCAGCCAGCAGCCGGCACCAGGGTGGTGCTCACGTTGCTTTCGGAGATGGTGCGATTCACTTCATCACCGACAGTATCGATGCAGGAAACGATCACGAGCCGACAGTGTATCTAGGCAATGACGTCGGGCCGGATCGCGAGAGCCCGTACGGTGTTTGGGGGGCCATGGGCACCGCGGCGAGCCAAGAGTTGGCCGCTAATCAGTGGCCCGCGTCGAGCGACCAGTGA